The following are encoded together in the Drosophila sechellia strain sech25 chromosome 3R, ASM438219v1, whole genome shotgun sequence genome:
- the LOC6616983 gene encoding protein FAM98B, with amino-acid sequence MEDLELYLVDSLKALSFQGHCQNQDNLSRALDAGIECPEIREVVHWLAHELHILRKTDERVNHGKAFNKEFSFELSLLLTELGCPYRDLVQGAIEERFKSRMSLVQLLEYLTSELMTTKMVLKAQPVGPPCKRSKMDTNVQQVVENLAKDLQLAEVPKNINTKMLFEKISPRLEQAIKQTHPQVLSEPLLKLKKPLTDAQWQVLETLHRELEEEYNLRRQMMSTRLEATVQSFQWSESMRQRSNEIMDRFNRKMRELEQFKVGGKQTDLVALLAARSDLAIIEKTSSANVRKNTASKIQKHVIGRVPDRGGRANEHAPPPPEMPSWQQHRASGPPCGGRGGGNFRGGRGGGGGGGFGGGGGGGGGNWQQPQQQQQQQYQNQSYQQRDRNDQQWISGSGRVQGTGWNPHGGRDGGGRDGGGRDGGGRDGGGRDGGGRDGGARYGGGRGRGGGGGRGGYRGGYR; translated from the coding sequence ATGGAAGATCTGGAACTGTATTTGGTGGATTCCCTAAAGGCGCTGTCCTTCCAAGGGCACTGCCAAAATCAGGATAATCTGAGTCGTGCCCTGGACGCGGGTATCGAATGTCCGGAAATCCGAGAGGTGGTTCATTGGCTCGCCCACGAATTGCACATTTTACGGAAAACCGATGAGCGCGTGAACCACGGCAAAGCGTTTAACAAAGAGTTTTCCTTCGAGCTGTCCCTGTTGCTCACGGAACTGGGCTGCCCGTACCGCGATCTGGTGCAGGGAGCCATAGAAGAGCGCTTCAAGAGCCGTATGTCACTGGTGCAACTGCTGGAGTACCTCACATCCGAACTGATGACCACCAAGATGGTTCTAAAGGCCCAGCCCGTGGGTCCACCCTGCAAACGCTCGAAGATGGACACAAATGTCCAACAGGTTGTCGAAAATCTAGCCAAGGATCTTCAGCTGGCCGAAGTGCCTAAGAACATCAATACCAAGATGCTTTTCGAGAAGATATCTCCCCGCTTGGAGCAGGCCATTAAGCAAACCCATCCCCAAGTGCTCAGCGAACCGCTGTTAAAGCTGAAGAAGCCCTTGACTGATGCACAATGGCAAGTGTTGGAGACCCTGCACCGAGAACTGGAGGAGGAATACAATCTGCGCCGGCAGATGATGTCTACGCGTCTGGAGGCCACTGTACAAAGCTTTCAGTGGTCGGAGTCTATGCGTCAGCGCTCCAATGAGATCATGGACCGCTTCAATCGCAAGATGAGGGAGCTGGAGCAGTTCAAAGTGGGCGGAAAGCAAACCGACTTGGTGGCCCTGTTGGCAGCTCGCTCAGATCTGGCCATCATTGAGAAGACAAGCTCGGCGAATGTGAGGAAGAATACGGCTTCCAAAATACAAAAGCATGTGATTGGTCGGGTACCCGATCGCGGAGGCAGGGCCAATGAGCATGCTCCTCCGCCACCAGAGATGCCCTCGTGGCAGCAGCACAGGGCTAGTGGTCCTCCATGTGGCGGACGCGGAGGAGGTAATTTCAGAGGAGGCAGGggaggcggtggcggcggcggcttcggtggaggaggaggaggaggtggtggcaACTGGCAGCAacctcagcagcagcagcagcagcaatatcaAAACCAAAGTTACCAACAACGTGATAGAAATGATCAGCAATGGATCAGCGGGAGTGGCCGAGTGCAGGGTACAGGCTGGAATCCACACGGCGGACGGGACGGAGGAGGGCGTGATGGCGGAGGACGAGACGGAGGAGGGCGTGATGGCGGAGGACGAGACGGAGGAGGACGTGACGGAGGAGCACGTTACGGAGGAGGACGAGGcagaggaggtggaggaggtCGCGGAGGATACCGTGGCGGCTACCGATGA